CCTACCTGGAGATCTACCAGGAGGACATCCGAGATCTGCTGTGCAAAGACAACAACAGGAAACTGGAGCTCAAAGAGAATCCGGACTTCGGGGTCTACGTGAAAGACCTGTCCTCGGTGGTCACCAAGAACGCCGCCGAGATCGAGCACGTGATGAACATCGGCACCCGGTCCAGGTCCGTGGGCTTCACCAACATGAACGAACGCAGCTCTCGCTCCCACGCCATCTTCGTCGTCACCGTGGAGTGCAGCGAGGTCGGGCCGGACGGCGAGGACCACATCCGCGTGGGGAAGCTGAACATGGTCGACCTGGCCGGCAGCGAGCGCCAGAGCAAGACGGGCGCCAAGGGGCAGAGACTGAAGGAGGCGGCCAAGATCAACCTGTCCCTCTCGGCACTGGGGAACGTCATATCGGCCCTGGTGGACGGGAAGAGCACCCACGTCCCGTACAGGGACTCCAAACTGACCCGCCTGCTCCAGGACTCGCTGGGTGGCAACGCCAAGACGGTGATGATAGCGACGGTGGGGCCGTCGCACAGGCACTTTGACGAATCCCTGGCCACCCTGAGGTACGCCAACAGGGCCAAGAACATCAAGAACAAACCTCGGATCAACGAGGATCCCAAAGACGCCCTGCTGAGGGAGTTCCAGCAGGAGATCGCACGCTTGAAGGCCCAGCTGGAGGAGCGAGGGATGCTGgcgaaagagaggaggaggaggcgtaaCAGCAATAGGCTGAGCAAAAGCATGGCCggcatggaggaggagatgttcAGGGAGAGGGACGCGGAGGTGTGGAAGGCTTTCGAGGAGGAACCGGAGGTGTGGCGTCGCGTGAAAGACGAAAGCGACTTCCCCAAGGCCCTGACGTGCCAGAGGGGCGGCGAGAGGTTAAAGCACCTGAATGACAACAGAAAGAGTTTGGTGGACATGCACTGGGATCAAGATGCTCTGGAGAAGATCATTGAGAAGTATAAGGTGCGTGGGAAGATCCCGCTGTGTGGGGTGCTAAATGGAACAAAAGAAACCCCcatgaataattaatttgatgTCTTTTGTTCACAGGCCATGGAGAGCAAACTGTTAGTGGGAGGAAAGACGATAATCGATCACACGAATGAGCAGCAAAAAATGCTGGAGCTGAAGAGGCAGGAAATTGCAGAACAGgtatgtaaacaacaacactgttttTACTCCTTTTATAAAACACGTTTGTCTTGATTATTGACCTGAGCTACACGACAGATACGACGAGAGCGAGAGATCCAGCAGCAGATGATGCTGCAGGACGAGGAGACCTTAGAAATGAGAGAGACGTTCTCCTCCCTGCAGCAGGAGGTGGAACACAAGACCAAAAAGCTGAAGAGGGTAAGATGACTCGCCTTCTGTCCTAATTTAAGAAGTTAGATTCATCTGACATGACATCATCGCATTGGGGGGGATGTCAGATGAATCCGTGTCTCTCTGGACGGAGCTCTCACTACTTTATCATTCCGATTCccgagtgtgtgtttttttttctatgatGACACagtcgttttttaaaaatgttctacAGCTGTACGCCAAACTGCAGCTGGTGAAGGCCGAGGTGAGAGACGTCATCGACGAGCACGTCGTCACCAGACAGGAGCTCGAGGAGACGCAGACCGAGCTCACCAGGGAGCTCAAGTACAAGTGAGTATGTCGTGATGTGTCTCGTCATCGTCACGTTTTAAAGACAGAGACACGTAATATTGAATCGTGACACGGCATTTTGcgtactgttttttttataaatcatttCAGTTGTGTAAAAAGTATTTGCAAAGACTACGGTTGATATTATATCCGCTATTGGAGATTGAGATGagaagcaacattttaaatgtctctttgaaTTCATACATTTCTTTGCTACGGTTTAATGTTCTGCCGACAACACACTTCACGTGACTTTTCAGACTATACCTTTGGTATATCTAAATATTGTTATGATCAAGGgacaaaatctgttttttttttcttgttcattcGCAATAACAAGGCCGGGAAACAAAGGCTTCATATCTCTTGGTAAGCAGTCGGTTTCATGTGCAGAAGATGGCGTTGTAAAAACAACTGCGCTGGTTCTGTGTTAATCAAAGCCTTTTATTTGTAAACTGCACCATTTTCCAAGGctaccttttttgtttgttttaaagatatAAAAGAAGGAACATATTTCTCCTTGTGCTCGGCGAAGTACATCAACTATTTAGTCTGATTTCGTGGTGGTTTTAAAGTGGGACAGGGAGACCTTCTACACATGGATGAAAGGTCCTTTCCATTCAAACCTTTGATGAACGTCGGCGCTAAAGAACGCTCTTTGTGCTTCACAGTCTAGCGGAGTTGTGATGTCTGTGGCGGCGTTCCCTCGCTGGCAGACACATGCCTGCAGGTGAGCTCGCCGCATCTCTCCGGCCCCCCTGAGGCGCTCTCTTCAAGTCTGCCcgtgcatttaaaataaaaaaaaataaaaaaactagtttaaactcttccttttcttttctaccTGGAGCATCCACTGCACACCACTTTTTCTTCTCGGACGCTTCTTAGGATCTTCCCAACATTCTCTCCTCCGATGGCCGCTGCTCCGTCGccgtggtcccccccccccccccccccgtgcggTCGGTCGCTCCTCTCACCGCCCCGCCGTGCTTCCCGTGACCTCGGCTGACCACGTTCTTCTGCTTTCACGTTGCAGATATCTCCTGATCG
The genomic region above belongs to Cyclopterus lumpus isolate fCycLum1 chromosome 22, fCycLum1.pri, whole genome shotgun sequence and contains:
- the LOC117725332 gene encoding kinesin-like protein KIF3B yields the protein MPKPKHCEAVRVVVRCRPFSRREEADSENILHIDDRLGQITLQKPKAPPDEPMKVFTFDSVYGWDSKQGDIYDDAVRPLVDSVLRGFNGTIFAYGQTGTGKTHTMQGVSNDPEMRGVIPNSFQHIFTQISRTQNQKYLVRSSYLEIYQEDIRDLLCKDNNRKLELKENPDFGVYVKDLSSVVTKNAAEIEHVMNIGTRSRSVGFTNMNERSSRSHAIFVVTVECSEVGPDGEDHIRVGKLNMVDLAGSERQSKTGAKGQRLKEAAKINLSLSALGNVISALVDGKSTHVPYRDSKLTRLLQDSLGGNAKTVMIATVGPSHRHFDESLATLRYANRAKNIKNKPRINEDPKDALLREFQQEIARLKAQLEERGMLAKERRRRRNSNRLSKSMAGMEEEMFRERDAEVWKAFEEEPEVWRRVKDESDFPKALTCQRGGERLKHLNDNRKSLVDMHWDQDALEKIIEKYKAMESKLLVGGKTIIDHTNEQQKMLELKRQEIAEQIRREREIQQQMMLQDEETLEMRETFSSLQQEVEHKTKKLKRLYAKLQLVKAEVRDVIDEHVVTRQELEETQTELTRELKYKYLLIENFIPPEVKNKIMHRLHFDSDEDQWRLQPVIPAQSAPTQFKRRPLSAVGYKRPISQYAQMAVSAATGAPCRYQAENIMLLELDMSPPTMFALHLNGAHLERASSPSLMGDLLATVPIRERRRTTAASRVRKSQSWYQAPQAAASISSSSSSTALTSGSQSFSSPSRRQRPSSAAYLPLERPVRTSP